One window from the genome of Sphingobium cloacae encodes:
- a CDS encoding HEPN domain-containing protein yields the protein MTMRTGLDHLPAVKRRELERVARVLFDEFEDAVKTKLSDKRKGGRILKLILFGSYARGDWVEDRASGYISDYDLLVVVNADTFTDLQTWWAVADDHLVRELTVTRHLATPVNFIVHSLMDVNDQLARGRPFFADIARDGIALYEAPGQALAVPRQLDAQERHAEALRHRDHWFPLAAHALKLARDSIADGVPRDAAFMLHQAVERVYNAVLLVLTLYAPKSHRLGILRSLAENLDPRLIEAWPRDTRAARRHFAQLQRAYVEARYSHAYEITADELAWLVDRVKHLHTIAGAICAEHLAGDDTPEKSPADE from the coding sequence ATGACGATGCGGACCGGCCTCGACCATCTGCCCGCCGTCAAGCGCCGCGAGCTGGAACGGGTCGCCCGCGTCCTGTTCGATGAATTTGAGGATGCCGTCAAAACCAAGCTCTCGGACAAGCGCAAGGGCGGCCGCATCCTCAAGCTGATCCTGTTCGGCTCCTACGCACGCGGCGATTGGGTCGAGGATCGCGCCAGCGGTTACATTTCCGATTATGACCTGCTCGTCGTCGTCAACGCCGACACCTTCACCGATCTGCAAACATGGTGGGCGGTCGCCGACGATCATCTGGTGCGCGAGCTGACCGTCACCAGGCACCTCGCCACACCCGTCAATTTCATCGTGCATTCGCTGATGGACGTGAACGACCAGCTCGCGCGCGGCCGTCCCTTCTTCGCCGACATAGCCCGCGACGGCATCGCCCTCTACGAAGCGCCAGGGCAAGCCCTCGCCGTGCCGCGCCAGCTCGACGCGCAGGAACGCCACGCCGAAGCCCTGCGCCATCGCGACCACTGGTTCCCGCTCGCCGCGCACGCGCTCAAGCTCGCCCGGGACAGCATTGCCGATGGCGTGCCGCGCGATGCCGCGTTCATGCTCCACCAGGCCGTCGAGCGGGTCTATAACGCCGTGCTGCTCGTCCTGACGCTCTACGCGCCCAAATCGCACCGTCTCGGCATCCTGCGCTCGCTCGCCGAAAATCTCGATCCCCGGCTGATCGAAGCCTGGCCGCGCGATACCCGCGCCGCCCGCCGCCATTTCGCGCAGTTGCAGCGCGCCTATGTCGAGGCCCGCTATTCCCATGCCTATGAAATCACCGCCGACGAACTGGCCTGGCTCGTTGACCGCGTGAAGCATCTCCACACGATCGCCGGCGCGATCTGCGCCGAACACCTCGCCGGCGACGACACCCCCGAGAAAAGCCCCGCCGATGAATGA
- a CDS encoding antitoxin VbhA family protein, translating to MNEHPISDDERARRQKAIDFARTNIELSGFALSPGMAALGVRFVAGELSESEYIAAALAHANSLPASAPAQDYFASLAELEAAWEARDRP from the coding sequence ATGAATGAGCATCCCATATCGGACGACGAACGCGCCCGACGCCAGAAGGCGATCGATTTCGCGCGGACCAATATCGAGCTGTCGGGCTTCGCTCTCTCGCCGGGAATGGCGGCGCTGGGCGTCCGGTTCGTCGCCGGCGAACTCTCCGAAAGCGAATACATCGCCGCCGCGCTCGCTCATGCCAACAGCCTGCCCGCAAGCGCGCCGGCGCAGGACTATTTCGCCAGCCTCGCAGAACTCGAAGCCGCATGGGAGGCCCGCGATCGGCCATGA
- a CDS encoding type IV secretory system conjugative DNA transfer family protein, which translates to MEWFRQLGRAIRNLARIARAQPIWAITALVVSPVALIRHLFGVLVLFLITALVLGIGVPLILGKLLGLPRDSNIYQIVMMLTDLVIILVTLRALFQPLILKYGGPAGDDTHGSARFATDRETRPLAQNGDGLLIGRDRKSGKLLRYAGPAHLLTIAPTRTGKGVGTIIPNLLDYPGPVVCIDPKGENARITACHRAKFGPVHVLDPFGVTGLAPIGSSGAAFNPLDRLDPAGLDLADDAMTLADALVYDAPGEAGEAHWNEEAKALIAGILLWVACDGQAQGEDRTLEAVRDCLTFAPDNFQKMLREMSASTQARGLIARAANRHLGKSDREAAGVLSAAQRHTHFLDSPRMTAVLGRSDFTFADVKAQPTTVYLVLPPDRLATYARWLRLMLAQALTDLARAPASPARPVLFLLDEFAALGRLEPVERAMGLMAGYGIQLWPILQDVHQLRALYERRAGTFLSNAGVLQIFGVNDHDSAKLVSDLLGQETVVFETMSRAIDAEETGISFGSQHVARPLLTPDEVRTMPANLELLFLAGQRPIVATKLAYYADREFAGRFDKP; encoded by the coding sequence ATGGAATGGTTCCGCCAGCTCGGCCGCGCGATCCGCAACCTTGCCCGCATCGCGCGCGCGCAGCCGATATGGGCGATCACGGCCCTTGTCGTCAGCCCGGTCGCGCTCATCCGCCACCTGTTCGGCGTCCTGGTCCTGTTTCTCATCACCGCCTTGGTGCTGGGAATTGGGGTGCCGCTCATCCTTGGCAAACTGCTCGGCCTGCCGCGCGATTCCAATATCTACCAAATCGTGATGATGCTGACGGACCTGGTCATCATCCTCGTCACGCTGCGCGCGCTGTTCCAACCGCTGATCCTGAAATATGGCGGCCCTGCCGGCGATGACACCCACGGCTCGGCCCGCTTCGCCACCGATCGCGAGACGCGCCCCCTCGCCCAAAATGGCGACGGCCTGCTCATCGGCCGTGATCGCAAGTCGGGCAAGCTGCTGCGCTATGCCGGCCCCGCCCATCTGCTGACGATCGCGCCGACGCGCACCGGCAAGGGCGTGGGCACGATCATCCCTAACCTGCTCGACTATCCCGGCCCGGTCGTCTGCATCGACCCCAAGGGCGAGAACGCCCGCATCACCGCCTGCCATCGCGCCAAATTCGGCCCGGTCCATGTCCTCGACCCGTTCGGCGTCACCGGCCTGGCCCCAATTGGTTCTTCGGGGGCCGCGTTCAACCCGCTCGATCGTCTTGACCCTGCCGGCCTCGATCTCGCCGACGACGCGATGACGCTGGCCGACGCGCTGGTCTATGACGCTCCCGGCGAAGCCGGCGAGGCGCATTGGAACGAGGAAGCCAAGGCGCTGATCGCCGGCATCCTCCTGTGGGTGGCCTGTGACGGCCAAGCGCAAGGCGAGGACCGCACGCTGGAAGCCGTGCGCGACTGCCTCACCTTCGCGCCCGACAATTTCCAGAAGATGCTCCGGGAAATGTCGGCCAGCACGCAGGCGCGGGGCCTGATCGCGCGCGCTGCCAACCGCCACCTGGGCAAGTCCGATCGCGAAGCCGCCGGCGTGCTGTCGGCCGCGCAGCGCCATACTCATTTCCTCGATTCCCCGCGCATGACGGCGGTGCTGGGGCGCTCGGATTTCACCTTCGCCGATGTGAAGGCGCAGCCCACAACCGTCTATCTGGTGCTGCCGCCCGATCGGCTCGCCACCTATGCGCGCTGGCTGCGCCTCATGCTGGCGCAAGCTCTGACCGATCTCGCGCGCGCGCCGGCCTCCCCTGCCCGCCCCGTCCTGTTCCTGCTCGATGAATTTGCCGCGCTGGGCCGTCTCGAACCCGTCGAGCGGGCGATGGGCCTGATGGCGGGCTACGGCATCCAGCTCTGGCCGATCCTGCAGGACGTTCACCAGCTCCGCGCGCTCTACGAGCGCCGCGCCGGCACCTTCCTGTCGAACGCCGGCGTCTTGCAGATATTCGGGGTCAACGATCACGACAGCGCCAAGCTCGTCTCCGATCTGCTCGGCCAGGAGACGGTCGTGTTCGAGACCATGAGCCGCGCGATCGACGCGGAGGAAACCGGCATATCGTTCGGGTCGCAGCATGTCGCGCGGCCCCTACTCACGCCCGATGAGGTCCGCACCATGCCGGCCAATCTGGAATTGTTGTTCCTCGCGGGGCAACGCCCGATCGTCGCGACCAAGCTCGCTTACTATGCCGATCGCGAGTTCGCCGGGAGATTCGACAAACCGTGA
- a CDS encoding Tn3 family transposase gives MPRRVTLTDRQREALLHLPVDQGELLRHYTLSDEDLGHIRQRRRAHNRFGFALQLCVLRYPGRVLAPGELIPAQVSDFIAAQLGLTSDDLLLYAAREETRHEHLADLRRIYGYRSFSGRGARDLREWIAREAEAATSNEDLARRFVAECRRTRTILPGSSTIERLCADALVEAERRIEDLIAHRITPTLSENLAHLLEDTVDGRVTRFVWLRQFEVGANSAAANRLMDRLEYLQRFDLPADLLDGVPAHRVTRLRRQGERYYADGMRDLPEDRRLAILAVCTLEWRSSLADVIVETHDRIVGRLYRASERLCNTRIADEKAAVRDTLKSFAEIGGALLGAQDDGTALDGIIATGPGWERFRTLVATASALTNVLAADPLSRVLDGYHRFRLYAPRMLRLLDMQAAPIATPLLAAVAMLRNGIKVDPPVDFLRPNSKWHRHLRAEPSGDHRLWEIAVLFHIRDAFRSGDIWLAGSRRYGDLKQLLVPPQAIEQTARLAVPLRPGEWLAERRARLDTRLKEFGRAARTGTIPGGIIENGKLHIDKLRADTPEGAEDLVLDLYQQLPPARITDLLLEVDERTGFSEAFTHLRTGAPCSDRIGLMNVLLAEGVNLGLRKMAAATNTHSFWELLRIARWHVEGSAYDRALAMIVEAHAALPMAAFWGQGQSASSDGQFFLATEQGEAMNLINAKYGNVPGLKGYSHVSDQYAPFATQVIPATVSEAPYILDGLLMNDAGRRVRQHFADTGGFTDHVFAACALLGYRFAPRIRDLPQKRLYAFTPNATPANVRALVGGKINEPLIERNWPDILRIMATIAAGIVAPSQILRKLASYPRQNELALALREVGRIERTLFMIDWILDAGLQRQAQIGLNKGEAHHALKRAISFHRRGEIRDRSGEGQHYRIAGMNLLAAIIIFWNTMKLGEVVNTRAASGTHIAPDLLAHVSPLGWEHINLTGEYRWPKSLA, from the coding sequence ATGCCGCGTCGCGTGACCCTGACCGATCGACAGCGCGAGGCGCTGCTTCACTTGCCGGTCGATCAAGGTGAGCTGCTGCGGCACTATACCCTCAGCGATGAGGATCTCGGGCATATCCGCCAGCGCCGGCGCGCCCACAATCGTTTTGGCTTCGCGCTGCAACTGTGCGTCCTGCGCTACCCGGGCCGGGTGCTCGCTCCTGGCGAGTTGATCCCGGCGCAGGTATCGGATTTCATCGCGGCCCAGCTCGGCCTGACCAGCGACGATCTACTCCTCTATGCCGCGCGCGAGGAGACCCGGCACGAGCATCTGGCGGACCTTCGCCGAATCTACGGCTATCGCTCCTTTTCGGGGCGGGGCGCACGGGATTTGCGCGAATGGATCGCTCGGGAAGCCGAGGCGGCGACATCGAATGAGGATCTTGCCCGTCGCTTCGTTGCGGAGTGTCGCCGCACCCGCACGATCCTTCCCGGCTCCTCGACGATCGAGCGCCTTTGCGCCGATGCGCTGGTTGAGGCCGAGCGCCGGATCGAGGATCTTATCGCCCATCGCATCACGCCAACCCTGAGCGAGAATTTGGCTCACCTGTTGGAGGATACGGTGGATGGTCGCGTCACGCGCTTCGTATGGCTGCGACAGTTCGAGGTTGGCGCAAATTCAGCAGCCGCTAACCGGCTGATGGATCGACTGGAATATCTTCAAAGGTTCGATCTTCCGGCGGATTTGCTGGACGGCGTGCCGGCGCATCGTGTGACCCGGCTTCGCCGGCAGGGCGAGCGCTATTACGCCGACGGCATGCGTGATCTGCCCGAAGACAGGCGGCTTGCGATCCTCGCTGTCTGCACCCTGGAATGGCGGTCATCGCTGGCCGATGTCATCGTGGAGACCCACGATCGCATCGTAGGCCGTCTCTATCGGGCCTCCGAACGCCTTTGCAACACCAGGATCGCCGACGAAAAGGCGGCCGTTCGGGACACGCTGAAGTCCTTTGCCGAAATCGGTGGTGCTTTGCTTGGAGCGCAGGACGATGGCACGGCCCTGGACGGGATAATCGCCACCGGGCCTGGCTGGGAACGGTTCAGAACCCTTGTCGCCACGGCCTCCGCGCTGACCAACGTGCTCGCGGCCGACCCGCTCAGCCGTGTGCTGGACGGCTATCACCGTTTCCGCCTCTACGCGCCCAGGATGCTGCGCCTGCTCGACATGCAGGCGGCGCCGATCGCCACGCCTCTTCTGGCGGCCGTTGCGATGCTGCGTAACGGGATCAAGGTCGATCCGCCGGTGGATTTTCTACGTCCCAACTCGAAATGGCATCGTCATCTTCGCGCTGAGCCCAGCGGCGACCACCGGCTTTGGGAAATCGCGGTGCTGTTCCACATCCGCGACGCCTTCCGGTCCGGTGACATATGGTTGGCGGGATCGCGCCGCTATGGCGACCTCAAGCAGCTTCTGGTCCCGCCACAGGCGATAGAGCAGACCGCGCGGCTCGCCGTGCCGCTGCGACCCGGCGAATGGCTGGCCGAGCGCAGGGCTCGACTGGATACACGGCTGAAGGAGTTTGGCCGCGCGGCGCGAACCGGCACGATCCCAGGCGGCATCATCGAGAACGGCAAGCTGCACATCGACAAGCTGAGGGCCGACACGCCCGAAGGGGCCGAGGATCTCGTGCTCGATCTCTATCAACAGCTCCCGCCCGCGAGGATCACCGATCTGTTGCTGGAAGTCGATGAGCGAACCGGATTTTCCGAGGCGTTCACGCATCTGCGCACCGGCGCGCCCTGCAGCGACCGGATCGGCCTGATGAACGTGTTGCTGGCGGAAGGCGTCAATCTCGGTTTGCGCAAGATGGCGGCGGCGACCAACACGCACAGCTTCTGGGAATTGCTGCGGATCGCGCGCTGGCATGTCGAAGGCAGCGCCTATGATCGGGCGCTCGCCATGATCGTGGAGGCCCACGCCGCCCTGCCCATGGCCGCCTTCTGGGGACAAGGGCAATCGGCATCCAGCGACGGGCAGTTCTTCCTTGCTACCGAGCAGGGCGAGGCGATGAATCTGATCAACGCGAAATATGGCAACGTCCCGGGCCTCAAGGGATACAGCCATGTGTCCGATCAATATGCGCCGTTCGCAACCCAGGTGATCCCGGCAACGGTCAGCGAGGCTCCCTATATCCTGGACGGGCTGCTCATGAATGACGCGGGCCGCCGCGTTCGCCAGCATTTTGCCGACACGGGCGGCTTCACCGATCATGTGTTCGCCGCCTGCGCCTTGCTCGGCTACAGGTTCGCCCCCCGTATCCGCGATCTCCCTCAGAAAAGACTCTATGCCTTCACGCCCAACGCGACGCCGGCCAATGTGCGAGCGCTGGTCGGAGGTAAGATCAATGAACCGCTCATCGAGCGCAACTGGCCCGACATCCTGCGCATCATGGCGACGATCGCAGCGGGGATCGTCGCCCCCAGCCAGATTCTTCGCAAGCTCGCCTCTTACCCGCGCCAGAATGAGCTGGCCCTCGCATTGCGAGAGGTGGGCCGCATCGAGCGAACCCTGTTCATGATCGACTGGATTCTTGATGCCGGCCTCCAGCGCCAGGCTCAGATCGGCCTCAACAAGGGTGAGGCCCACCACGCCCTAAAGCGCGCCATCAGCTTCCACCGCCGAGGTGAAATCCGGGATCGATCCGGCGAAGGCCAGCACTATCGCATCGCCGGAATGAACCTGCTCGCCGCCATCATCATATTCTGGAACACCATGAAGCTCGGCGAGGTCGTCAATACCCGGGCCGCCAGCGGTACCCATATCGCGCCTGATCTACTCGCCCACGTCTCGCCGTTGGGATGGGAACACATCAATCTAACCGGGGAATATCGCTGGCCCAAATCCTTAGCGTAG